The genomic stretch TAATGCGCGTTCTTTCTCCAGCAACGCCGCCAGACTGTCATTCATGCGCGTCAGATTATTGATATTAATGGTGAGGTCGGACTGACTCGCTAGCTTACGAGCCAGATTTTGCTGGGCAATGTAAACTTGCTCCAGGCTATTTGCGTCATCGTACTGCAGAAATATCCATAACTGGCTGCGAAGCATATCGACACTGCGTTGGATTCGCATTATCTGTTTCAACTCTTCATGGGTGTTATCTTGCTCCTGATGCAGATTGTCGAGTGAAACCGCAATTAACACCACCAGCATGGCTGTGGCACAAAATAGTAAGGTCAGTTTACGCGAGACAGAATTTATCATTTAAAAGACACCTCTGTCTGCAACACCCGCTCAAGAGGTTCGGATGAAAAATATCCCCGGTAATCTGGGAGTTTCCCTTTAACCAGTTTATTTTCAATCGCCCATCGTGCCTGAAGCTGAATATTAGATAATAGTGCATTACCTAAAGAAAGACGGAACGCATAATCCTGCCATGACCATTCAAGTTGATGAATGGGCACATTCAAATCTTTAGCAATCCACTGCCTTGATTCATCCGGATTGTCATGTATCCAGGCTATCGCTTGCTTGAGCGCTTGCAGCAAAGCAACTGAATGAGCCTCTGACTGTTGGGCGTGCTCCTTCATCGCCATCAGGTTGAAGGAAAGGTTATAAATCCCTACGATCCCCAAATTTATTAATTCAGAAGCAGAGGTCATTTCTGTGCGATAACCCCACGGCTCCCAAACCGAGATGGCATCGACATTAAAACCAAACAGAGCCTGATTCAGTTGATCGGGGCTCAAATATACTTTTTCCAGCGGCATTTGTTTCAGATTATTAGCAATCAGGATGGAGTCAAAATAAAACTCGCTGGCGCTGGCTTTTACTACACCCACCCTCTTACCGGCTAAATCACTGAGCTTGGACACACCACGGTTGGGAACCGTCAGCAACTTTAAATCGTTGTCGGAGCTGACAAAGCTGGCCAGTAAAACAAAGTCACTACGTTCAAAGCTTTTGAACATAGCAACCGATTCTGACGCTGTCGCATAGTCGACTTCTCCGGAAAACAGTGCCTCAGCACATTGCACACCGCCACTACAAGGGTTCAGCACAACATTAAGCCCCTGTTGCTCAAATAAGTTAAGCTGGTCGGCGATAAAAAATGGTGCAGACAGAGGCGTTTGAGAAACAGCTATGGTTATAGTCGGGAGCTGAACAGAAGAGAGCCCTTTGGCAGCACGCCAGAAAAAATAGACGAATACAACAATGATAAACGTCGCACATGTGCAGACTAAAATAAGCGACTTTAAGCGTGAATATCGGCGACTCATCCAACCCTGCCTCTGACAAATTTTGTTTTTAGTTATGTTGGCCCTAAATAGCAGTGTAGCTGGTTATTTGTGAACTGTGAGCAACAATCTTCACAAACATTTGAAGTTTTTGGCCGCATTAATAGCACGTTAATCATGTTTGTTCATGTTATTGAAAAATAGATAAAAAAAAGCGCCACTTATCGCATGGCGCTCTATATATCTTTAATTTTTATCATTTTAAATAGATGATGTGTTTGTTAGGTTGACAGAATACTTCATCAGACAGACCTGAATCATTAATGCTCTACGTTATTTGAGTGGTTACCAAATTCAACCTGCTGATAAATATCTGCGAGTGTTTTAGGCCTCGCTGAGACATTTTTACGACGTCGTTGCGGCTCAAATTCCTGTTCAACCTGTTTGAGCGTTTGTTCATGCTCTTTTGCTGACTCAATAAATTCAGGATCGGACATCGCCTTCTGGCGCAGGCGGTTGACGCGTTCGAGTGTATCCCAAAACATAAACACCTCCTTTACCACTGTGTATACATACAGGTTAGTAAAGCAGTATGGAAAGTCAAGAACCACTGTTTATTTACACAGTCTAAAAGGTTTAAGGTTTTCAATACAAAAGAAAAAACTGTAAATTTACGCTAAAAATTCAAGACAGCGCTGAAGCGCTTAACTGCCTATTGGACACGATTGCCTATTGAACACAATTGCGACCGCTGGCTTTACCGCGATACAACGCACGATCCGCCCCTTTCAACAACCCAAACGAATCCTGCACACCACTGCTACTGGTCGCGACACCCAGTGTGATGGTAATTTTAATTTCTTGCCCGTGATAACGAACCGTAAAGTCTTCTACCAGCTTCCTTAACTTGTTGGCTATCGATAGCGCAGATGTATAGTCGGTATTGGGTAACATGATATTGAACTCTTCCCCACCCATTCTGGCCAGAGTGTCATAAGGTCGAATGTGCTGTCTCAGGTGCCCGGTGACCTGTTGCAACACCGCATCCCCGGCATCATGGCCATATTTATCATTAACCTGTTTAAAGAAGTCAAAGTCGACAGCCAGAACAGAAACAGGTTGCTTCTCGCGTACACTACGTTGCAGTTCATCATGTAATTCAGTCATGAAATAACGCCGATTGTACGTCCCCGTCAGAGCATCGGTCGTCGATTCTTTTTTAAGCTGTAACTCGAGCTCTTTTTTTTCAGAAATATCGATAATCTGGCCAGACCAAATGACTTTACCTTCACTGGAGGAAGTCGGAATAGAATGGCCATACAACCAATGCAATTTACCATCAATCTCTACCCTGAATTCGCATTTCCAAGCTTCCAGGGTCTCTTTAGATTGCAAAGCACTGGCGCGCACCCTATCTACATCCTCCGGGTAAATAGCATCAAATACAGCGGTAGAATCAACTGCCGCTTCCTCCGGGGTAACGCCAAACATATCCTTCAACTTCTGGCTGGCGTAAGGAAAACGACTCGTTCCATCCGGCAAGTATTCAAATTGGTACAAGACCGCAGGTGATACTTTCGCTAACGACTGAAGGTGGTTGTTTAATGACACAAAGTCCGTGATATCAATGATTGAACCCAATACTGACGCACCGCGCTCATAATGAGAATTCATCATTCGCGCGCGATCAGCAAGCCAGATGTAGCGACCATCCGCACAACGGAAACGATATTCACATTCCAGAATCGAATCATCACGCCGGGAACGCCACTCTGCAACCCTTTGATTATATTCAGCAATGTCTTCCGGATGAATATGATTACGCCACCAATGCACCCGATTTATAATCTGTTCATGGCGGTAGTTAAGTAACTCTTCTACACCCTGGGTGATGAACTGAACCTGTTCATCATCGTCTGCGGACAGCTTATAAATAACTGCCGGACACAAGTCCATGATCATGTTGAGATCATGACTCAGCAGTTCATTCTGAGTCTGAATCAATTTATAACCGGTGATATCTATGTGTGCGCCAAGTATCCACTCTGGTTCACCCTGTTCCGTGAACGAAACGATTCGCCCGTAATCGCGTACCCAGACCCAGTGACCAGCCTTGTGACGCATGCGGACTTCGCATTCGTAAAAAGGAATCTCGCCGTGAAAGTGAGCCTCAAGTGCATCCTGGGACAATTTCAGATCATCCGGATGAGCCAGTTTGGTCCAGGTATTAATATCTGTCGGTTCTAGCTCAGCAAGGTGGTAACCAACAATTTCCGCCCAACGATCGTTAAACCGGGTCTCACCGGTCTGTACATTCCACTCCCAACTGGCTATCTGGGCACAATCCAACACATGTTTCATGCGCTGGATACGTAAAGCGGAGGGGTCCGCCGCATCTTCAAACTGGAGGAGAAATTGAGGATCACCTTCAGACGCTGTGCTTTTGAGGGTTGAAAGGGTCCCGGTATAGAGGATGCCATCAATCACTGATGTCACTTGCAGAGGTTCAACAGAAGGGAAAAAAGCCTGTATATCTTTTATAGCCAACGGTTCTTCACTACCAGTGGCAGTGAGATAGAGTTGGGATAAAGGCCCGCATGAGCCAAATTCGTTGGGAGAAAAACTCATCAACTCTCCCGTCCAAGTGAACAGCAGCGTTATTGTTCCTTTCACAGCAAGGTTCCTACTCAGTCACTTATTGTTACTTTTATCTATAGTAGTGTAGAAACCTATAAAACTCATACGAATGCCGTTCTGAATGATGCTAATTTTGCCAGCGCTTTCACATTCTCATATTGGAAACAACATCACATTGCGATCGATACATAACTCAAACCAAAAACAACGGGCCGATACTTTGTCCACAAAGATATCAGCCCGTTACTGTGTTTAATTTGTCTTGTTAATTGCCGACGCAGTTTACCTACTGGTTCTGCTTACTGATCCTGTTTACTGACCAGTGCCGCCATGACCGCCTCACGATTTTCTAGGTAATCATTCAGCCCCGCTTTACGCAGGTGACAAGATGGGCAATCACCGCAGCCGTCACCGATGATGCCGTTGTAGCACGTCAGTGTTTCATTGCGTACCAATTCCAG from Vibrio ostreae encodes the following:
- a CDS encoding ABC transporter substrate-binding protein, yielding MSRRYSRLKSLILVCTCATFIIVVFVYFFWRAAKGLSSVQLPTITIAVSQTPLSAPFFIADQLNLFEQQGLNVVLNPCSGGVQCAEALFSGEVDYATASESVAMFKSFERSDFVLLASFVSSDNDLKLLTVPNRGVSKLSDLAGKRVGVVKASASEFYFDSILIANNLKQMPLEKVYLSPDQLNQALFGFNVDAISVWEPWGYRTEMTSASELINLGIVGIYNLSFNLMAMKEHAQQSEAHSVALLQALKQAIAWIHDNPDESRQWIAKDLNVPIHQLEWSWQDYAFRLSLGNALLSNIQLQARWAIENKLVKGKLPDYRGYFSSEPLERVLQTEVSFK
- a CDS encoding GGDEF domain-containing protein, translated to MKGTITLLFTWTGELMSFSPNEFGSCGPLSQLYLTATGSEEPLAIKDIQAFFPSVEPLQVTSVIDGILYTGTLSTLKSTASEGDPQFLLQFEDAADPSALRIQRMKHVLDCAQIASWEWNVQTGETRFNDRWAEIVGYHLAELEPTDINTWTKLAHPDDLKLSQDALEAHFHGEIPFYECEVRMRHKAGHWVWVRDYGRIVSFTEQGEPEWILGAHIDITGYKLIQTQNELLSHDLNMIMDLCPAVIYKLSADDDEQVQFITQGVEELLNYRHEQIINRVHWWRNHIHPEDIAEYNQRVAEWRSRRDDSILECEYRFRCADGRYIWLADRARMMNSHYERGASVLGSIIDITDFVSLNNHLQSLAKVSPAVLYQFEYLPDGTSRFPYASQKLKDMFGVTPEEAAVDSTAVFDAIYPEDVDRVRASALQSKETLEAWKCEFRVEIDGKLHWLYGHSIPTSSSEGKVIWSGQIIDISEKKELELQLKKESTTDALTGTYNRRYFMTELHDELQRSVREKQPVSVLAVDFDFFKQVNDKYGHDAGDAVLQQVTGHLRQHIRPYDTLARMGGEEFNIMLPNTDYTSALSIANKLRKLVEDFTVRYHGQEIKITITLGVATSSSGVQDSFGLLKGADRALYRGKASGRNCVQ